Genomic DNA from Mesorhizobium sp. 131-2-1:
TGTCGGCAAGCGGCCGACGCTCGACCTCTCCGGCGAACTCGACGACGGCTTCAAGCCGGTGCGCGGCCCGGCGCCGGGCCGGCGGGTGAAGGAGTTCCTCGCGGCGCGCAGGAAACCCGAGCAAGCGCGGCGCCAGGCCTAGCTCGGCCAAGTCTAGCCCGACTGGGGGCGCCGGCCGCCGACTTCATCCCTTCTGTAGCGCCAGATCGATCACCCTGATCAGCGCGGCGGCGGCCCGCCGCTGCTCGTCCGGATCGCTGATGCGCATCTTCATGCCTTCCAGCCCGTCGAGCAGCATGTCGGCGAGCAGCCGCGCCGAAAGCCCTTTAGCGGCGAGGTCGACGCCGTTCCGTTTCGCTTCGCTCTCGATCGCGCTGGCGATGTGCTCGACAAGGCCACCTCGCCAGCAGCCGACGAGGTCGGCGACGCTCGACTTCATGTCGAGCAGCTCGGCGCCGTGCGGGGAGGCATGGACGGCGCCTATCATCGAGATCAGCGCGGCATCCACCGCGCGCATCATGCGTTCGGCGAAGGCACCGCCGCTTTCCAGCTCGCTCTTTGCCTGCTCGACCGAGCGGCCAAGCAGCATCAGGGCGATGGCGCGGAAAATGTCGGTCTTGTTCTTGAACAGCAGATAGAGCGCCGGCCGCGACATGTCGGCGGCGCGCGCGATGTCGTCCATGGTGGTGCGCGAAAAGCCATAGGCGAGAAACACCTTCATCGCGCCATCCAGAATGCGGGCGCGCTTGGGGTCTGCGGCAATGTCCTCGGCTTCGATCATGGCGAAAGTCTACCCTGTGCAAACTCTATTGACAAAATGACGGATTTTGTCAAGGTGTATGAAGGCGAAATGGCCGCCTGCCATTTCGCTTCTGGCTATGGACGACAACGAAGGGTATCCCCATGCGCCTCACCGTCGACGGGCAATCATTTGATATCGATGCCGATCCGCAAATGCCACTTCTGTGGGCGCTGCGCGATCTGATCGGCAAGACCGGGCCGAAATTCGGCTGCGGCATCGCCGCCTGCGGCGCCTGCACGGTGCATGTCGACGGCCAGCCGGTGCGCTCCTGCTCGCTGCCGGTCGGCGAGGTCAGCGGCGCAATCACCACGATCGAAGGTATCGCCAGCGCGGGCAAGCTGCATCCGGTGCAGCAGGCCTGGCTGGAAGAGCAGGTTGCGCAATGCGGCTACTGCCAGGCCGGCCAGATCATGAGCGCGGTGGCGCTGCTCGACGAGGTTGCCGACCCGTCCGACGACGACATCGACAATGCCATGGGCGGCAATCTCTGCCGCTGCGGCACTTATCCGAAGATCCGCGCGGCGATCAAGAAAGCCGCGGCGTTGAAGACGGCGGGGCTCTGACCATGGCCAGCATCGGAAAGATCGCCCGTCGCACCTTCCTCATCGGCGCCGCCGCTGTCGCCGGCGGTGTCGCCGTCGGCTACTATTACTATCGCAAGCCCTTCGCCAATCCGCTCGAAGCCGATCTCGGCAAGGGTGAGGCAACCTTCAATCCCTATGTGAAGATCGGCGCCGACAACACCATCACTATCGTCACGCCGCGCGCCGAAATGGGGCAAGGTGTCTCGACGACGCTTGCCGCCATGGTCGCTGAGGAGCTCGATGTCGGCCTCGACCTGGTCAAGGTCGAGCACGGCCCGGCTTCCTACGCCTACTACAATGCGGCGATCCTCCAGGAGGGCGGCCCGTTCGCCTTCTTCGACGAGAGCATGACCGCGGAAGCGGTGCGCTCCGGTCTTGGCGTGGTCGGAAAGCTGCTCGCCCTGCAGGGCACTGGCGGCTCGTCCTCGATGCGCGACGGGTTCGACAAGATGCGGCAGGCGGGCGCGGCCGCCAGGCAGATGCTGATCGCGGCGGCGGCGCACAAGCTCGGCGTTTCCGCCGGCGAGCTGGAAACCGCCAACGGCACGGTCCTGCACAAGGCGTCGGGCAAATCGGTCACCTATGGCGAAGTTGCCGCCTCAGCCAGCGCCATGCCGCCGCCGGCCGAGGTCAAGCTCAAGGACAAGGCCGACTGGAAGCTGCTCGGCAAGCCGCAGAAGCGCGTCGACATGCTGGCCAAGGTCACCGGCGCGCCGATCTTCGGCATCGATGTCCGGCTGCCGGAAATGCTCTACGGCACGGTGAAGATGAGCCCGCGCTTCTGGTCGAAGCCGGTGAGCGTCGACCTGGCCAAGGCCGAGAAGATGCCGGGCGTGGTCAAGATCGTGCCCATCGAGACCAGCTACGGCCACGGCTTCGGCGTCATCGCTGAAAACACCTGGGCGGCATTCAAGGCCGCCGAGGCGATCGAGGCCAAATGGGCCGATCCCGAATATCCGCTGGACAGCGTCGCCATCGGCGAAGTGCTGAAACAGGCACTCGGCGAAAAGGGTTCGGCATTGCGCAACGACGGCAATGTCGACACCGCTTTCGCCGACGCGCCGCGCGAAAAGATCGTCGAGGCCGACTATGCCGTGCCCTATCTGGCGCATGCGACGATGGAGCCGATGAACGCCACGGCGCGGCTGAAGGACGGCGCCCTCGACATCTGGTGCGGCAACCAGGCGCCGACGTTGGTGCGCCAGCTCTGCGCCAATGCGGTCGGCATCGAGCAGGACAAGGTCACGGTGCACACCACCTTCCTCGGTGGCGGCTTCGGCCGCCGCGTCGAGATGGATTATGCGCTGTGCGCGGCGCTGATGGCCAAGGAAGCCGGCGGGCGTCCGGTCAAGGTGACCTGGACGCGCGAGGAAGACATGCGCCACGACGCCTACCGCCCCGCTGCCATCGGCAAGTTCCAGGCGCGACTTGGCGACGATGGCCTGCCGGTCGCCGTCGACATGAAGATCGCGTCGCCCTCGGTGATCGCCAGCACGCTGCGGCGGCTGTTTCCCTCGCTGTCGGCGATGGGACCGGACAAGACCATCGTCGATGGCGCCTATGACCAGCCCTACACGATCCCGAACTACAGGGTGAGCGGTGTCGCCGCGCCCGTTTCCATCCCGGTCGGTTCGTGGCGGTCGGTCGGCAGCTCGATCAATGGCTTCTTCCACGAAGGCTTCATCGACGAGATCGCGACCGCCGGGAAAACCGATCCGGTCGAATTGCGCAAGAAACTGATGGCCGCCTATCCGTCGGCGGTAAAGGTGGTCGAGACCGTCGCCGGGATGGCGAAATGGGGCGAGGCGCTGCCGGCCGGCAAGGCCAAGGGCATGGCCTTCACGCTGTCTTTCGGCAGTTGGGTCGGCGAGATCGTCCAGGTCGCGGACACGCCGGCCGGCATCCGCATCGAAAAGGTGTGGATCGCTGCCGATGTCGGCACCGCGCTCGATCCCGACATCATCAAGGCGCAGCTCATCTCCGCCGCCATCTATGGCCTGTCGGCGGCGATGGGCCAGGAAATCACCTTCGCCGACGGCATGGTCGAGCAGTCGAATTTCCACGATTTCGACGCCATGCGCATCTTCCAGTGTCCGGTCTTCGAGGTCGCGGTGCTGGAGAATTTCCACAAGATGGGCGGCGTCGGTGAGGTCGGCACGCCGCCGGCGGCGCCGGCGCTCGCCAATGCCATCTTCGCGCTGACCGGCAAGCGCATCCGTAGGTTGCCGTTGTCGAAAGATGTGGCCTTCGCATGAGGAAGCATCTCATCATGCTGACGCCTGCTGCCATCATGTTCATGGCGGCACCTTTCGCAACCGCGCAGGAGAGCCAACCGCCACCGTCGGCGACGGTCGATGCAGCCAAAGGGCTGCCCGAATGGAACAAGGTCTACAAGGTGTTCTCGCATCCGCGCTGCGCCGATTGCCATGTCGCCGACGACCGCCCGCGCTGGTCCGGCGCGCATTACGGCGGCACGCGCGTGCATGGCTTCAATGTCCGGCGCGGCGCCGACGGTTCCGGCTTCGGCAATCCGGGCCTGCGTTGCACCACTTGCCATTTCACAAGCAATTCCAAGGCGTTGCATGGGCCGCCCGGAGCCGAGAACTGGCATCTGGCGCCGGCCGAGATGGCCTGGTTCGAAAAATCCTCGGCTGAAATCTGCGCCCAGATCAAGGATCCGGCCCGCAATGGCGGGCGCAGTCTGCAGGACGTCGCGCTGCATGTGCGCGACGACAAGCTGGTTGCCTGGGGCTGGGCGCCGGGGGCGGATCGAGAGCCGGCGCCAGGCTCGGCAGAGGAGACATACAAGGCGATCGAGAACTGGATGGCGGCGGGCGTCCCCTGTCCGGCAGCGCAATGATCCATCAAACTTTCTGACTATTTTGCAGTGCAACTTTGAGGTAGAAGCGCGCTTCGCCGGTCACGGCAAATTGAACACGGCTCAGCGCGCACCCATATCGGCGACGCGCCCGCATCCAGGAATGCGGCCTGGCCGAACCCGCAGTGGAAAAGATGACGATGCCGAAAATCAGGTTTCACAAGCTTGCAGCCATTGTTGTGCTCATCGGATTCGCAGCCTGGATGGGAACGGGCGCGTTCTCGTCGGTGGGCAGCGCCGCCG
This window encodes:
- a CDS encoding TetR/AcrR family transcriptional regulator — protein: MIEAEDIAADPKRARILDGAMKVFLAYGFSRTTMDDIARAADMSRPALYLLFKNKTDIFRAIALMLLGRSVEQAKSELESGGAFAERMMRAVDAALISMIGAVHASPHGAELLDMKSSVADLVGCWRGGLVEHIASAIESEAKRNGVDLAAKGLSARLLADMLLDGLEGMKMRISDPDEQRRAAAALIRVIDLALQKG
- a CDS encoding (2Fe-2S)-binding protein, yielding MRLTVDGQSFDIDADPQMPLLWALRDLIGKTGPKFGCGIAACGACTVHVDGQPVRSCSLPVGEVSGAITTIEGIASAGKLHPVQQAWLEEQVAQCGYCQAGQIMSAVALLDEVADPSDDDIDNAMGGNLCRCGTYPKIRAAIKKAAALKTAGL
- a CDS encoding xanthine dehydrogenase family protein molybdopterin-binding subunit, with the protein product MASIGKIARRTFLIGAAAVAGGVAVGYYYYRKPFANPLEADLGKGEATFNPYVKIGADNTITIVTPRAEMGQGVSTTLAAMVAEELDVGLDLVKVEHGPASYAYYNAAILQEGGPFAFFDESMTAEAVRSGLGVVGKLLALQGTGGSSSMRDGFDKMRQAGAAARQMLIAAAAHKLGVSAGELETANGTVLHKASGKSVTYGEVAASASAMPPPAEVKLKDKADWKLLGKPQKRVDMLAKVTGAPIFGIDVRLPEMLYGTVKMSPRFWSKPVSVDLAKAEKMPGVVKIVPIETSYGHGFGVIAENTWAAFKAAEAIEAKWADPEYPLDSVAIGEVLKQALGEKGSALRNDGNVDTAFADAPREKIVEADYAVPYLAHATMEPMNATARLKDGALDIWCGNQAPTLVRQLCANAVGIEQDKVTVHTTFLGGGFGRRVEMDYALCAALMAKEAGGRPVKVTWTREEDMRHDAYRPAAIGKFQARLGDDGLPVAVDMKIASPSVIASTLRRLFPSLSAMGPDKTIVDGAYDQPYTIPNYRVSGVAAPVSIPVGSWRSVGSSINGFFHEGFIDEIATAGKTDPVELRKKLMAAYPSAVKVVETVAGMAKWGEALPAGKAKGMAFTLSFGSWVGEIVQVADTPAGIRIEKVWIAADVGTALDPDIIKAQLISAAIYGLSAAMGQEITFADGMVEQSNFHDFDAMRIFQCPVFEVAVLENFHKMGGVGEVGTPPAAPALANAIFALTGKRIRRLPLSKDVAFA